A region of Pseudomonas sp. Marseille-Q3773 DNA encodes the following proteins:
- a CDS encoding Dyp-type peroxidase, with the protein MPFQQGLLATPVPVHARHLFFAIETLDAVPTALDALASQVDGVRLSLGVGAPLAKALGSLVDGLKPFPQLDAVVENPSTQHALWLWLRGEERGDLYLQAQALEQLLSPAFSLVDHVDGFLHQGGRDLTGYEDGTENPRDEAAVEAAILKAAQPGLDGSCFAAFQLWKHDLEYFKSLPQQAQDDIIGRRLSDNEELDDAPASAHVKRTAQESFAPEAFMVRRSVSWADTRGAGLAFVALGRSFDAFEVQLRRMSGLEDGIIDGLYRFSRPLSGGYYWCPPMTAAGVDLRLLLSA; encoded by the coding sequence ATGCCGTTTCAGCAAGGTCTGCTTGCCACACCGGTGCCGGTTCACGCCCGCCACCTGTTCTTCGCCATCGAAACACTGGATGCGGTACCGACAGCACTGGATGCGCTGGCCAGCCAGGTCGACGGCGTGCGCCTGTCGCTGGGCGTCGGTGCGCCACTGGCAAAAGCCCTGGGCAGCCTTGTCGATGGCTTGAAGCCGTTTCCGCAACTGGACGCGGTGGTGGAGAACCCCAGCACCCAGCATGCCCTGTGGCTGTGGCTGCGCGGGGAGGAACGTGGCGACCTGTACTTGCAAGCCCAGGCGCTGGAACAGCTGTTGAGCCCGGCGTTCAGCCTGGTCGACCACGTCGATGGCTTCCTCCACCAGGGCGGACGTGACCTGACGGGTTATGAAGACGGCACCGAGAACCCACGTGACGAGGCAGCGGTCGAGGCCGCCATCCTCAAGGCCGCCCAGCCAGGCCTCGACGGCTCGTGCTTTGCTGCGTTCCAGCTGTGGAAGCACGACCTGGAATACTTCAAGTCGCTGCCTCAGCAGGCGCAGGACGACATCATCGGCCGCCGCCTGAGCGACAACGAAGAACTGGATGACGCGCCGGCGTCTGCACATGTCAAGCGAACCGCCCAGGAGAGCTTCGCGCCGGAGGCGTTCATGGTCCGTCGCTCGGTATCCTGGGCAGACACCCGGGGAGCAGGCCTGGCGTTCGTTGCGCTGGGCCGTAGCTTCGACGCCTTCGAGGTGCAGCTGCGGCGCATGAGCGGCCTGGAGGACGGCATCATCGATGGCCTGTACCGCTTCAGTCGGCCGCTGAGCGGTGGCTACTACTGGTGCCCACCGATGACCGCAGCGGGTGTCGACCTGCGCCTGTTGCTGTCGGCCTGA
- a CDS encoding threonine/serine dehydratase, protein MSSATGFPMVDATYLDTLYQAIKEAHVALRPAVSITPLTYSARLSAISGCHVLLKCEHLQHTGSFKFRGASNKIRLLPEDQRGKGVIAASSGNHGQALALAGKGVGVPVTVYTSNGASAYKVQAMRALGAEVVGLPTDPLGAELEAARQAQVQGKPFVSPYNDPQVIAGQGTIGFELFEQAPDLDAVFVAVGGGGMISGIAAALRVLKPGTDIIGCWPENDPALEQSLKAGKIIDVAARETLSDGTAGGVEPGSITFPLCQALLTDTVLVSEAEIKAAMREIASNERWIIEGAAAVAVAGMQKLAERYRGKRVAVILCGRNIVLDAFLGAIQ, encoded by the coding sequence ATGTCCAGCGCCACAGGTTTCCCCATGGTCGATGCCACTTACCTCGACACGCTGTACCAGGCGATCAAGGAGGCCCATGTGGCACTGCGCCCAGCCGTCAGCATCACGCCGTTGACCTACAGCGCCCGGCTTTCGGCCATCAGCGGCTGTCACGTACTGCTCAAATGCGAGCATTTGCAGCACACAGGCTCGTTCAAGTTTCGCGGGGCCAGCAACAAGATCCGCCTGTTGCCCGAGGACCAGCGCGGTAAAGGGGTGATTGCCGCTTCTTCCGGCAACCACGGGCAGGCGCTGGCATTGGCAGGCAAAGGCGTTGGGGTGCCGGTCACCGTGTATACCAGCAACGGCGCTTCTGCCTACAAAGTGCAGGCCATGCGCGCGCTGGGCGCTGAAGTGGTCGGCTTGCCCACCGACCCGTTGGGGGCCGAACTGGAGGCTGCCAGGCAGGCCCAGGTCCAGGGCAAGCCATTCGTCTCACCTTACAACGACCCGCAGGTCATTGCCGGGCAAGGCACCATCGGCTTCGAGCTGTTCGAACAGGCACCGGACCTGGACGCCGTGTTCGTGGCCGTTGGCGGTGGCGGAATGATCTCCGGTATTGCTGCAGCCCTGCGGGTACTCAAGCCGGGTACCGATATCATCGGCTGCTGGCCAGAAAACGACCCGGCGCTGGAGCAGTCGCTCAAGGCTGGCAAGATCATCGACGTGGCCGCCCGCGAGACGCTGTCCGATGGTACAGCCGGCGGCGTCGAGCCTGGCAGCATTACCTTCCCCCTGTGCCAGGCGTTGCTGACCGACACCGTGCTGGTCAGCGAGGCCGAAATCAAGGCCGCCATGCGCGAGATCGCCAGCAATGAACGCTGGATCATCGAAGGTGCCGCGGCCGTCGCCGTCGCCGGCATGCAGAAGCTTGCCGAGCGTTACCGCGGCAAGCGCGTCGCAGTCATCCTGTGTGGCCGCAACATCGTGCTGGATGCGTTCCTCGGGGCTATCCAGTGA
- a CDS encoding bile acid:sodium symporter family protein, whose translation MTASPLLTAVLPLALGIIMLGLGLSLTLADFARVVKYPKPVVVGLACQLLLLPLVCFLIANGFALEPALAVGLMLLAASPGGTTANLFSHLAHGDVALNISLTAVNSLIAILTMPLLVNLSLSWFMASDQAIPLQFAKVMQVFAIVLLPVALGMLVRHFAPAFAARMEKPMKLVAALFLAFTIVLALAKDWQTVVEYAPLVGLAALLFNLLSLAVGYWVPRLLAIPKRQAIAIGMEIGIHNGTLAIALALSPSLLNNATMAVPAALYSLIMFFTAAGFGWWVSRGHVALPAKGEAVN comes from the coding sequence ATGACTGCTTCACCGTTGCTCACTGCTGTTCTGCCGCTGGCCCTGGGCATCATCATGCTTGGCCTCGGCCTGTCGCTGACCCTGGCCGACTTCGCCCGCGTGGTGAAGTACCCCAAGCCGGTGGTGGTCGGCCTGGCCTGCCAGCTCCTGCTGCTGCCGCTGGTGTGCTTCCTGATCGCCAATGGCTTCGCCCTCGAACCCGCGCTGGCGGTCGGGCTGATGTTGCTGGCGGCCTCGCCTGGCGGCACCACGGCCAACCTGTTCAGCCACCTGGCGCATGGCGACGTGGCCTTGAACATCAGCCTTACGGCAGTCAATTCGCTGATCGCGATCCTGACCATGCCGCTACTGGTGAACCTGTCGCTGAGCTGGTTCATGGCCTCGGACCAGGCCATCCCGCTGCAGTTCGCCAAGGTCATGCAGGTGTTTGCCATCGTTCTGCTGCCCGTGGCGCTGGGCATGCTGGTGCGCCATTTTGCGCCCGCCTTTGCCGCGCGCATGGAGAAGCCGATGAAGCTGGTGGCGGCGCTGTTCCTGGCCTTCACCATCGTCCTGGCCCTGGCCAAGGACTGGCAGACCGTGGTCGAGTACGCACCGCTGGTGGGCCTGGCCGCGCTGCTGTTCAACCTGCTGAGCCTGGCCGTGGGCTACTGGGTGCCGCGCCTGCTGGCGATTCCCAAGCGCCAGGCGATTGCCATCGGCATGGAGATCGGCATTCACAACGGCACCTTGGCGATTGCCCTGGCGTTGAGCCCTTCGCTGCTGAACAACGCGACCATGGCAGTGCCGGCGGCGCTGTACAGCCTGATCATGTTCTTCACTGCGGCGGGGTTTGGCTGGTGGGTCAGCCGCGGGCATGTGGCGCTGCCGGCCAAGGGTGAGGCAGTGAACTGA
- a CDS encoding ornithine cyclodeaminase family protein, translated as MRCFSKAQIVASLDPEVALRCLEQGFIAFSAGKVQVPPVQGFSFPGANGDCCVKSAYVEGSATFTVKISTGFYDNPGNGLPSNDGLMLVLSAHTGQPLALLQDEGWLTGMRTALAGRIAARLLAPPQVSAIGMLGTGMQARMQLEQLGAITDCRQVVVWGRQDSGLAGYRAFARALGYEVRITQDAAEVAGAANLIVCTTPSRQPLLRSEWVRPGTHITAVGADGPGKQELDPALVARAARIVVDSVAQCSQYGEVAHALRSGQIDTTRLIELGTLLASGAPGREHADQITLADLTGVAVQDAQISSCALAAMTA; from the coding sequence GTGAGGTGCTTCAGCAAGGCGCAAATCGTCGCCAGCCTCGACCCCGAGGTTGCACTGCGTTGCCTGGAACAAGGCTTCATCGCCTTTTCGGCGGGCAAGGTCCAGGTGCCACCGGTCCAGGGCTTCAGTTTCCCAGGCGCGAACGGCGATTGCTGCGTGAAGTCGGCCTATGTGGAGGGCAGCGCCACCTTCACCGTGAAGATCTCGACCGGCTTCTATGACAACCCGGGCAACGGCCTGCCGAGCAACGATGGCCTGATGCTGGTGCTGTCTGCGCACACCGGGCAGCCCTTGGCGCTGCTGCAGGACGAGGGTTGGCTGACCGGCATGCGCACCGCCCTGGCCGGGCGGATTGCCGCACGTTTGCTGGCACCGCCGCAGGTCAGTGCCATCGGCATGTTGGGCACCGGCATGCAGGCGCGGATGCAGCTTGAACAGCTGGGCGCCATTACCGATTGCCGTCAGGTCGTGGTCTGGGGTCGGCAGGACAGCGGGCTGGCTGGCTACCGTGCGTTCGCCCGCGCGCTGGGTTATGAAGTGCGCATCACGCAGGATGCCGCCGAGGTCGCAGGGGCCGCCAACCTGATTGTCTGTACCACCCCTTCCCGCCAGCCGCTGTTGCGCAGCGAGTGGGTCCGGCCCGGCACGCACATCACCGCTGTGGGTGCCGACGGGCCTGGCAAGCAGGAGCTGGACCCGGCGCTGGTGGCCAGGGCCGCGCGCATCGTCGTCGACTCGGTCGCGCAGTGCAGCCAGTACGGCGAGGTTGCCCACGCCTTGCGCAGCGGCCAGATCGACACGACGCGACTGATCGAACTGGGTACCTTGCTGGCCAGCGGCGCCCCTGGGCGGGAGCATGCCGACCAGATTACCCTGGCGGACCTGACCGGTGTGGCGGTACAGGACGCGCAGATCTCAAGCTGTGCCCTGGCGGCAATGACCGCCTGA
- a CDS encoding DNA-binding protein has product MARGGINKVVVQQARQALIARGENPSIDAIRIELGNTGSKTTIHRYLKELSGQQPVAAAGGLALSEVLSRMVGQLANQLQDEADLKVEQAESRFTEQREQLEAQLATTRQALAAAQQQHQIDAAALAAESEQLRSTQSTLQAEQLRSASLNQALGELQLRLADKDEQVKSLEDKHRHARDALEHYRTASREQREQEQRRHEAQLQQLQVEVRQLQQGMIVKQDELTRLHRDNERLLAEHRQASSACRAQDELLEQRDAQIQGLRTILAQAQGASEEMRRQLDAQAQRLEQQRDLYAEQARQLQQLAQQLKERDEALAQCKAQQAEAAD; this is encoded by the coding sequence ATGGCCCGGGGCGGCATCAACAAGGTGGTAGTGCAACAGGCACGTCAGGCGCTGATTGCCCGGGGCGAAAACCCCAGCATCGATGCCATTCGTATCGAGCTGGGCAACACCGGGTCCAAGACCACCATTCACCGCTACCTGAAGGAACTGAGCGGTCAGCAACCTGTAGCCGCCGCGGGCGGCCTTGCGCTGAGCGAGGTGTTGAGCCGAATGGTCGGGCAGTTGGCCAACCAGCTGCAGGATGAGGCCGACCTGAAGGTCGAGCAGGCCGAGAGCCGCTTCACCGAACAACGCGAGCAGCTCGAAGCGCAGTTGGCGACCACCCGTCAGGCGTTGGCTGCGGCGCAACAACAGCATCAGATCGACGCAGCCGCACTGGCCGCCGAATCGGAACAGCTGCGTTCTACCCAAAGCACCTTGCAAGCCGAACAGCTGCGCAGTGCCAGCCTCAACCAGGCGCTGGGCGAGTTGCAGCTGCGCCTGGCGGACAAGGACGAGCAGGTGAAGTCGCTGGAAGACAAGCACCGCCATGCCCGCGACGCGCTGGAACACTACCGCACCGCCAGCCGCGAACAGCGCGAGCAGGAACAACGCCGCCATGAAGCGCAACTGCAGCAACTGCAGGTGGAAGTGCGCCAGTTGCAGCAGGGCATGATCGTCAAGCAGGACGAGCTGACCCGTCTGCACCGTGATAACGAGCGCTTGCTGGCTGAGCACCGCCAGGCTTCCAGCGCGTGCAGGGCACAGGATGAATTGCTGGAGCAGCGTGACGCTCAGATTCAGGGCCTGCGTACGATCCTGGCCCAGGCGCAGGGCGCCAGCGAGGAGATGCGTCGGCAGCTGGATGCTCAGGCGCAGCGCCTGGAGCAGCAACGCGACTTGTACGCGGAACAGGCGCGGCAGTTGCAGCAGCTTGCCCAGCAGCTGAAGGAGCGTGATGAAGCGTTGGCGCAGTGCAAGGCGCAACAGGCCGAGGCTGCAGATTGA
- a CDS encoding GNAT family N-acetyltransferase, producing the protein MRIRPTLERDIQWLPAVERSAAQAFADWPALAWLAQADVLDIDAHRAFVAAGTSWVADDWQGRVLGFACARFERQALHLCEISVCRQAQGQGVGRALLRQVVDTARQAGAHELTLTTFADVPWNAPFYTRFGFETVDEARLDARLRSILADERAHGLVGRCAMRLGLGR; encoded by the coding sequence ATGCGCATCCGCCCTACCCTCGAGCGCGATATCCAGTGGCTGCCGGCGGTGGAACGCTCGGCTGCCCAGGCTTTCGCTGACTGGCCGGCACTGGCGTGGCTGGCGCAGGCCGATGTGCTGGATATCGATGCGCACCGGGCCTTCGTCGCCGCGGGCACCAGCTGGGTTGCCGACGACTGGCAAGGGCGCGTGCTCGGTTTCGCCTGTGCCCGGTTCGAGCGGCAGGCACTGCACCTGTGCGAGATTTCGGTGTGTCGGCAGGCCCAGGGGCAAGGGGTCGGGCGCGCCTTGCTGCGGCAGGTGGTGGATACGGCGCGCCAGGCGGGTGCCCATGAACTGACCTTGACCACGTTCGCCGATGTGCCGTGGAATGCGCCGTTCTATACGCGTTTCGGCTTCGAAACGGTTGACGAGGCTCGCCTGGACGCGCGGCTGCGAAGCATCCTTGCCGATGAACGCGCCCATGGCCTCGTCGGGCGCTGCGCGATGCGCCTGGGTTTAGGGCGTTGA
- the codA gene encoding cytosine deaminase produces the protein MNIINARLRGKPGLFRIELNGERIAAIVPQANGVAPTPAGDLDAGQNLVVAPFVEPHIHLDATLTAGEPKWNMSGTLFEGIERWAERKEITTHDDIKSRAKKTIGMLVDHGIQHVRTHVDVTDPKLTALKAMVEVRDEVRHLVDLQIVAFPQEGIESYANGRALMTEAVAIGADVVGGIPHFENTRDQGVASVKFLMDLAERSGCLVDVHCDETDDPQSRFLEVLAEEARVRGMGPRVTASHTVAMGSYDNAYCYKLFRLLKLSGINFVSCPTESIHLQGRFDNYPKRRGVTRVAEIDRAGMNVCFGQDSIVDPWYPLGNGNILRILEAGLHICHMLGYEDLQRCLDLITDNSARTLNLGEGYGIAEGRPANLLLLSAPDDYEMVRSQGHALVSLRHGKVLMQRTPAHVQRFA, from the coding sequence ATGAACATTATCAACGCACGCCTGCGCGGCAAGCCTGGGTTGTTCCGCATCGAACTGAACGGCGAGCGCATTGCCGCCATCGTGCCCCAGGCCAACGGGGTGGCACCTACGCCTGCGGGTGACCTGGATGCCGGGCAGAACCTGGTGGTGGCGCCTTTTGTCGAGCCGCACATCCACCTCGATGCCACCCTGACGGCGGGCGAGCCGAAGTGGAACATGAGCGGTACCCTGTTCGAAGGCATCGAACGCTGGGCCGAGCGCAAGGAAATCACCACCCATGACGACATCAAGAGCCGTGCGAAAAAGACCATCGGCATGCTGGTGGACCATGGCATCCAGCACGTGCGCACCCATGTCGATGTTACCGACCCGAAGCTCACCGCGCTGAAGGCCATGGTCGAGGTGCGTGACGAAGTGCGTCACCTGGTCGACCTGCAGATCGTGGCCTTTCCCCAGGAAGGCATCGAGTCGTACGCCAACGGCCGCGCGCTGATGACCGAGGCGGTAGCCATCGGCGCCGACGTGGTGGGCGGCATTCCGCATTTCGAGAACACCCGCGACCAGGGCGTGGCGTCGGTGAAGTTCCTCATGGACCTGGCCGAGCGTAGCGGCTGCCTGGTGGACGTGCATTGCGACGAAACCGACGACCCCCAGTCGCGCTTCCTGGAAGTGCTGGCCGAAGAGGCCCGGGTGCGCGGCATGGGACCCCGGGTTACAGCCAGCCATACGGTGGCCATGGGTTCCTATGACAATGCCTACTGCTACAAGCTGTTTCGCCTGCTGAAGCTGTCGGGTATCAATTTCGTCTCCTGCCCGACCGAGAGCATCCACCTGCAAGGGCGTTTCGACAACTACCCGAAACGCCGAGGCGTCACCCGCGTGGCCGAGATCGACCGTGCCGGGATGAACGTGTGCTTTGGCCAGGATTCCATCGTCGATCCGTGGTACCCGTTGGGCAACGGCAACATCCTGCGTATTCTCGAAGCCGGCCTGCACATCTGCCACATGCTCGGTTACGAAGACCTGCAGCGTTGCCTGGACCTGATCACCGACAACAGCGCCCGCACCCTGAACCTGGGGGAGGGCTACGGCATCGCGGAGGGGCGCCCGGCGAACCTGCTGTTGCTGTCGGCGCCGGACGACTACGAGATGGTACGCAGCCAGGGGCACGCGCTGGTGTCGCTGCGCCATGGCAAGGTGCTGATGCAGCGGACACCGGCACACGTGCAGCGCTTTGCCTGA
- a CDS encoding DUF6021 family protein, with amino-acid sequence MSENRPERKEGPHSSEQADNKADLGFDPDSPDVDDPQVDPQGPAKPPRDVEKKR; translated from the coding sequence ATGTCTGAAAACCGACCCGAACGCAAAGAAGGGCCTCATTCGTCCGAGCAGGCCGATAACAAGGCTGACCTCGGCTTCGACCCCGATTCACCCGATGTCGACGACCCGCAAGTCGACCCTCAGGGGCCGGCCAAGCCGCCCAGGGACGTCGAGAAAAAGCGCTAG
- a CDS encoding sensor domain-containing diguanylate cyclase: protein MCAARNKDEDGLFAITGEGRAVALFRLVLAFMLMVMLAFVVVEGWRIWRDYRHAFTNAGNMVTNLARATAQHAEDAIRQVDAITAALAERLEGGGFDHIDRPRLHALLVQQKNIMPQLHGLFVYDAQGNWVVTDQAAIPPKANNADRDYFIYHRTHRDRGVHIGSVVRSRSTGALIIPISRRLEHADGSFAGVLLGTIKVDWFVHYYGDFKIDERGALVLAMRDGTILVRRPFVEQVVGRSLANSEIFRNHLPYAAEGVVEAVAVVDGTPRLYAYRALSSYPLVAEAGLSRESIVAPWRHDAIKSIAVLLLLLLGLAAFAGVVLRQLRERIVIERALHQAHQTLKSLALTDSLTGLGNRRRLDAVFEAELRRARRQGYSLTLVMLDLDHFKAYNDRYGHPAGDQCLRRIGEVLQQALKRPADLAVRYGGEEFTLLLPDTDARGAELLVQEVQQLLRRQMLEHAGSPLGRVSCSAGIATGHPAREEVTAERLMAAADAALYEAKRQGRDRYCVAEDSWASADS, encoded by the coding sequence ATGTGCGCAGCCAGGAATAAGGACGAAGACGGGCTTTTCGCCATAACCGGTGAGGGCCGTGCCGTGGCGCTGTTCCGTCTGGTTCTGGCGTTCATGCTGATGGTGATGCTGGCCTTCGTCGTGGTCGAAGGCTGGCGCATCTGGCGCGATTACCGGCATGCCTTCACCAATGCCGGGAACATGGTCACCAACCTGGCCAGGGCCACGGCGCAACACGCCGAAGACGCCATCCGCCAAGTGGATGCGATCACAGCAGCCCTGGCCGAGCGGCTGGAGGGAGGTGGGTTCGACCATATCGACCGGCCGCGCTTGCATGCCTTGCTGGTACAGCAGAAAAATATCATGCCGCAGCTGCATGGATTGTTCGTGTACGACGCACAGGGCAACTGGGTCGTCACCGACCAGGCAGCGATACCGCCCAAGGCCAACAATGCCGACCGCGACTACTTCATCTATCACCGCACCCACCGCGACCGGGGCGTACACATCGGCTCGGTGGTGCGCAGCCGCTCCACGGGGGCCTTGATCATACCCATTTCCCGGCGCCTGGAGCATGCCGATGGCAGCTTCGCCGGGGTGTTGCTGGGAACGATCAAAGTCGACTGGTTCGTGCATTACTACGGCGACTTCAAGATCGACGAACGTGGCGCGCTGGTCCTGGCCATGCGCGATGGCACCATCCTGGTTCGGCGGCCCTTCGTCGAACAGGTGGTGGGCCGCAGCCTGGCCAACAGCGAGATTTTCCGCAACCACCTGCCATACGCGGCAGAAGGCGTGGTGGAAGCGGTCGCGGTGGTAGACGGCACGCCACGGCTGTATGCCTATCGCGCGCTGTCGAGTTACCCATTGGTGGCGGAGGCAGGCTTGTCGCGGGAGTCGATCGTCGCGCCCTGGCGGCACGATGCGATCAAATCGATAGCAGTGTTGCTGCTTTTGCTGCTGGGGCTGGCGGCATTTGCTGGTGTGGTACTGCGCCAGTTGCGCGAGCGGATCGTCATCGAGCGGGCGCTGCACCAGGCACACCAGACCCTCAAATCCCTGGCCTTGACCGATAGCCTGACCGGGTTGGGCAACCGCCGGCGGCTGGATGCGGTGTTCGAAGCGGAGCTGCGGCGGGCGCGCCGCCAAGGCTATTCGCTGACCCTGGTGATGCTCGACCTGGACCATTTCAAGGCCTACAACGACCGCTATGGCCATCCGGCGGGTGACCAATGCCTGCGGCGCATTGGCGAAGTACTGCAACAGGCGCTGAAACGGCCGGCCGACCTGGCGGTGCGCTACGGCGGCGAAGAGTTCACCCTGCTGCTGCCCGACACCGATGCCCGAGGGGCGGAACTGCTGGTGCAGGAAGTACAACAGCTGTTGCGCCGGCAAATGCTGGAACATGCAGGCAGCCCTCTGGGGCGGGTATCGTGCAGTGCCGGCATCGCCACGGGGCACCCGGCGCGGGAGGAGGTGACCGCCGAGCGGCTGATGGCCGCAGCGGATGCGGCTTTGTATGAGGCCAAACGTCAAGGCCGGGACAGGTACTGCGTGGCGGAAGACAGCTGGGCAAGTGCGGATTCCTGA
- a CDS encoding PAS domain-containing protein, which yields MTLENYKAIADSIALLLYPHAEVIIHELRSQTVVHIANNFSQRELGDDSAIDHELEDLLNGVNLGPYEKLNWNGQKIRSISSVLRNQAGEAEHLMCINLNVSVLEQARAALDAFFQMSRLVPQPDALFRNDWQERINTFLHAWLGERNLSLQTLQAKDKRSLVQALHAEGAFEGRSAADYIAKVLNMGRATVYKYLKELRA from the coding sequence ATGACCCTGGAAAACTACAAGGCAATCGCCGACAGCATCGCGCTGCTGCTGTATCCGCACGCAGAAGTCATCATTCACGAACTGCGCAGCCAGACCGTCGTTCACATCGCCAACAATTTCTCCCAGCGCGAACTGGGTGATGATTCGGCGATCGACCACGAATTGGAAGATTTGCTCAACGGGGTCAACCTAGGCCCGTACGAAAAGCTCAACTGGAACGGCCAGAAGATCCGCTCCATCAGTAGCGTGCTGCGTAACCAGGCGGGTGAAGCAGAGCACCTGATGTGCATCAATCTGAATGTGTCGGTGCTGGAGCAGGCCCGCGCGGCGCTGGACGCGTTCTTCCAGATGAGCCGGCTGGTGCCACAGCCCGATGCGCTGTTCCGCAACGACTGGCAGGAACGCATCAATACCTTCCTGCATGCCTGGCTGGGGGAACGCAACCTGTCCCTGCAGACATTGCAGGCAAAAGACAAGCGCAGCCTGGTGCAGGCATTGCATGCCGAGGGCGCCTTCGAGGGGCGTAGCGCTGCCGACTACATCGCCAAAGTGCTCAACATGGGCCGGGCCACGGTATACAAGTACCTGAAGGAACTGCGCGCCTAG
- a CDS encoding DUF4142 domain-containing protein — MSNLFIKRVGFSMVLGLASVHALAASSDDFVEAATEAGIAEVVTGKLAQEKSQNTEIKTFAQQMVTDHTQANQKLGDIARKLDISVPDEAAITDKVKKMILEWREESFDKAYINNQVDAHEKTVELFKKEAASSDKAELKAFASETLPKLEQHLEHAKALQAKHGK; from the coding sequence ATGAGCAATCTCTTCATCAAGCGCGTCGGTTTTTCCATGGTGCTGGGCCTGGCATCGGTACATGCACTGGCGGCGAGTTCCGATGACTTCGTCGAGGCGGCCACCGAGGCCGGCATTGCCGAAGTGGTCACCGGTAAGCTGGCCCAGGAGAAAAGCCAGAATACCGAGATCAAGACATTCGCCCAGCAAATGGTCACTGACCACACCCAGGCCAACCAGAAACTCGGCGACATCGCTCGCAAGCTGGACATTTCCGTGCCCGACGAAGCGGCGATAACCGACAAGGTCAAGAAGATGATCCTGGAATGGCGAGAGGAATCGTTCGACAAGGCCTATATCAACAACCAGGTGGACGCCCACGAAAAAACGGTGGAACTGTTCAAGAAAGAAGCCGCCTCGTCGGACAAGGCTGAGCTGAAGGCCTTCGCCAGTGAAACCCTGCCCAAACTCGAACAGCATCTGGAACACGCCAAGGCACTTCAGGCCAAGCACGGCAAGTGA
- a CDS encoding sterol desaturase family protein: protein MLFNLAVLFATLVAMEGVGTLAHKYIMHGWGWWLHRSHHEPQLGMLETNDLYLLALGLIATALVALGKSGHAPLQWIGAGVAGYGVLYVVAHDGLFHRHWPRKPRPVNRYLQRLHRAHRLHHAVKGRTGSVSFGFFYAPPLQVLKRQLRSRRSQP from the coding sequence ATGCTGTTCAATCTCGCCGTGCTGTTCGCCACCCTGGTGGCCATGGAGGGTGTCGGCACGCTGGCCCACAAGTACATCATGCATGGCTGGGGCTGGTGGCTGCACCGCTCGCACCATGAGCCACAGCTGGGCATGCTCGAAACCAACGACCTGTACCTGCTGGCCCTGGGGTTGATCGCAACGGCGCTGGTTGCCCTGGGCAAGAGCGGTCATGCGCCCTTGCAGTGGATTGGCGCTGGCGTGGCGGGCTATGGGGTGCTGTATGTCGTGGCCCATGACGGGCTGTTTCATCGGCACTGGCCGCGCAAGCCACGCCCGGTCAACCGCTACCTCCAGCGCCTGCACCGCGCGCACCGGCTGCACCATGCGGTGAAGGGGCGCACTGGGAGCGTATCGTTCGGGTTCTTCTACGCACCGCCGTTGCAGGTGTTGAAACGGCAGTTGCGCAGCAGGCGCAGCCAGCCGTGA